One genomic segment of Chitinophaga sancti includes these proteins:
- a CDS encoding M1 family metallopeptidase, protein MRKKAIKLALAACCITAGASAQSLPPTGSNHGNKFEQLGTILQTPNEYRSASGAPGPKYWQQRADYDISATLDDEKQKLTGKETVTYYNNSPDPLTYIWLQLDENEHNPKSDNNSFDGSAIKSRMTMKDVKQILGPRPGFGTNIVKITDESGKEIPYTINQTMLRMDLPQTLQPGQKFRFKVEWWYNISDRMIEGGRGGYEYFPEDKNYLYTITQWYPRLAVYSDFQGWQNHQFTGRGEFALTFGNFHVSMNVPADHIVGATGECQNYKEVLTGAQYQRWQQAQSAKEPLEIVTPDEMKSNMGSHSTARKTWVYNAENVRDFALVSSRRLVWDAMATNVEGRKVMAMSYYGPEAYPLWKRYSTKVVANTLRVYSKHTIPYPYPVAISVEAANGMEYPMICFNYGRTEKDGTYSEAVKNGMIGVITHEVGHNFFPMIVNSDERQWTWMDEGLNTFCQFLAEQEWDNNFPSNRGPAYKIADYMRMPKDQLEPIMTNSENIEQFGPNAYAKPSTALNILRETVMGRELFDFAFREYARRWAFRHPTPADFFRTMEDASAVDLDWFWRGWFYGIEPVDISIDSVKMFRLDTKEPQVAKAEAKAKYDRNADHISRARNKAEGMKFVAEQDTALQDFYYKWNRFDVSEEDKKAYGNYYAALSPEEKRLYDSKKNFYQVSFTNVGGLVMPLIIEWTYADGTKETERISAYIWRHDENHVTKVFAKDKEVVSIKLDPQRETGDIDEANNSWPKALTPTRFELFRSEHAVRGTSTGGNPMQEARK, encoded by the coding sequence ATGAGAAAAAAAGCAATCAAATTGGCTCTGGCGGCCTGTTGTATCACTGCCGGTGCCAGCGCACAATCTTTACCACCTACCGGCTCTAACCATGGTAATAAGTTTGAGCAATTAGGAACCATTCTCCAGACGCCTAACGAATACCGTTCTGCATCCGGTGCACCAGGTCCTAAGTATTGGCAACAAAGAGCCGATTACGATATCTCCGCTACCCTGGACGATGAGAAGCAAAAGCTGACAGGGAAGGAGACCGTAACCTACTACAACAACTCTCCCGATCCGCTGACGTACATCTGGTTGCAACTGGATGAAAATGAGCACAATCCAAAAAGCGATAACAACAGCTTTGACGGTAGCGCCATTAAGAGCAGAATGACGATGAAGGATGTAAAGCAGATCCTTGGCCCACGCCCTGGTTTCGGTACCAACATCGTAAAGATCACCGACGAAAGCGGGAAAGAGATTCCGTATACCATTAACCAGACCATGTTGCGTATGGATCTGCCACAAACCCTGCAACCGGGCCAGAAGTTCCGGTTCAAGGTTGAATGGTGGTACAACATTTCTGATCGTATGATCGAAGGTGGTCGTGGCGGCTATGAGTACTTCCCTGAAGATAAAAACTACCTCTACACAATCACTCAATGGTATCCCCGCCTGGCTGTATATTCTGACTTCCAGGGTTGGCAGAACCATCAGTTCACCGGTCGTGGTGAGTTCGCACTTACTTTTGGCAATTTCCATGTAAGCATGAATGTACCTGCTGACCACATCGTAGGTGCTACCGGCGAATGTCAGAATTACAAAGAGGTGCTGACAGGTGCACAGTACCAGCGCTGGCAACAGGCACAGAGTGCAAAAGAGCCGCTGGAAATCGTGACGCCTGATGAGATGAAAAGTAATATGGGCAGCCATTCCACCGCACGTAAAACATGGGTATATAACGCAGAAAACGTGCGTGACTTTGCACTGGTATCTTCCCGCCGCCTGGTATGGGATGCAATGGCCACAAATGTAGAAGGCAGGAAAGTAATGGCCATGTCTTATTATGGTCCTGAAGCTTACCCGCTGTGGAAACGCTATTCGACGAAGGTAGTTGCAAATACCCTGAGGGTATATTCTAAACATACGATTCCATACCCTTACCCAGTAGCGATTTCAGTAGAAGCTGCCAATGGTATGGAATACCCGATGATCTGCTTTAACTATGGCCGTACTGAAAAAGACGGTACCTATTCTGAAGCAGTGAAGAATGGTATGATAGGTGTGATCACCCACGAAGTAGGCCACAACTTCTTCCCTATGATCGTAAACTCTGACGAAAGACAATGGACATGGATGGATGAAGGGCTAAATACTTTCTGCCAGTTCCTGGCCGAGCAGGAGTGGGATAACAATTTCCCTTCCAACCGTGGACCTGCCTACAAGATTGCAGATTATATGCGCATGCCGAAGGATCAGCTGGAACCTATTATGACCAACTCTGAAAACATTGAGCAGTTTGGTCCGAACGCCTATGCTAAACCTAGTACAGCACTGAATATACTGCGTGAAACCGTGATGGGGCGTGAACTGTTTGACTTTGCTTTCCGTGAATATGCACGTCGCTGGGCATTCAGGCATCCTACACCTGCCGACTTTTTCCGTACGATGGAAGATGCTTCTGCAGTAGACCTGGATTGGTTTTGGAGGGGATGGTTCTATGGTATTGAGCCGGTGGATATCTCTATTGATAGTGTGAAGATGTTCCGTTTGGATACAAAAGAGCCACAGGTAGCAAAAGCAGAAGCGAAAGCAAAATATGATCGTAACGCAGACCATATTTCCCGCGCACGCAACAAAGCAGAGGGCATGAAATTCGTAGCAGAACAGGATACTGCATTACAGGATTTCTATTATAAATGGAATCGTTTTGATGTAAGTGAAGAAGATAAAAAGGCGTATGGTAATTACTATGCAGCCCTGAGCCCTGAAGAGAAGAGACTGTACGATAGCAAAAAGAACTTCTACCAGGTATCATTCACGAATGTAGGTGGGCTGGTAATGCCACTGATCATAGAATGGACATATGCAGATGGTACGAAGGAAACAGAGCGTATTTCGGCCTACATCTGGCGTCATGATGAAAACCATGTGACCAAGGTATTTGCGAAAGATAAAGAAGTCGTATCTATTAAACTGGATCCACAGCGAGAGACAGGTGACATAGATGAAGCAAATAACAGCTGGCCAAAGGCATTGACACCAACAAGGTTTGAGTTGTTCCGCAGCGAGCATGCAGTAAGAGGTACTTCCACAGGAGGTAACCCAATGCAGGAGGCTCGTAAATAG
- a CDS encoding SusC/RagA family TonB-linked outer membrane protein codes for MPKRCNAFAWMLMVMLLLPFSTLAQKLINGHVLAKSDQTPIPSATIIVKGTKNGTVSNVDGSFAIRAQKGDILAISGLGITPSEFTINGEDITITVDASTKDLNEVVVTATGVKKEVKRLGYAIQDVKANDLTQAREPSVLNSLKGNVAGLSINITPEIGHSPGVIMRGDGSPMYVVDGVPLSSDTYNINPDDIESFTVLKGPSAAALYGFRGKNGVIIINTKKGTKNKRGYTIDVNNSTQWNGGFIALPKYQDEYGAGEYGKYAFGDGKGGGVNDYDYDIWGPKLDGRMLPQYDGEYDANTTYTTNFEDGTSFQGHIKPTAWTARGKDNLKRFLQTGILNSTSVALSSSTDKADLRFSMGNSYQKGIVPNTQLNNFNASASIGYKFTKRFSIQTYINYSRQSTPNIPDVNYGPNSIIYNMILWGGADWSVDDMRDYWQPGKVGVQQKYAEYYRYNNPWFMSYEWLRGHYVNNVNGYAALNYNVNNNIDLTLRPSITTYNFTNTEKLPYSATVYDRPEHKGDYRVDNRSLFESNVEFQAKYHRNAILGFLDVQGMFGGNARTFRFNSEYTTTNYLNVPGVYSFSNSLNSVQAASYNAEMLVLSGYYSLDLGYKSYVTANITGRFDKSSTLPAENNTYFYPSFNLATVISDYVKLPKGISFLKVRGSFASSKSGGTDTYFAPNVSNLAGGGYGYTYYSPYDGPGYDFSQTYTLQPYYSNQNSASYTNTLVGNNIRTAERKAYEGGLDVRFLENRLSLDVTRYRYRDDLIYTADVSESTGYSQLIKNQGKTQNDGWEVTLGGSPIRNKTGLNWDVNVNWFKFVRKWIDNPSGDNWVHSGTRTDLVYDNAFVRTSGGQLVIDQSSGLLLRYTDLGVNAKKVYGHSDPDWQWGITNTFSYRNFSFRFRFDGMVGGVVHDYVRQKSLQGGRHIESTQGKFGEARPDDALGSAGFSYVGEGVNLTGGTISLDPITGKITNEEELTVSKNATKTSVQQYVTRMASIHDLNNIKKTYAKLREVTLTYRLPSTLMGGRLFQQASVSLVGRNLLYFFPNRYKDMDVDQYTQDSGSGLQTPTTRSYGVNLNITF; via the coding sequence ATGCCAAAAAGATGTAATGCATTCGCATGGATGTTAATGGTAATGCTATTGTTACCTTTTTCCACCCTTGCGCAAAAACTAATAAATGGCCATGTATTGGCTAAATCAGACCAGACGCCCATTCCCAGTGCGACGATCATTGTAAAAGGCACAAAAAACGGAACAGTATCCAACGTAGATGGGAGCTTTGCTATCCGGGCACAGAAGGGAGATATATTAGCTATCTCTGGTCTTGGTATCACTCCATCTGAATTTACTATAAATGGTGAGGACATCACGATCACAGTTGACGCCAGCACTAAAGACCTCAATGAAGTAGTGGTAACCGCTACCGGGGTAAAAAAAGAAGTAAAGCGGCTTGGATATGCTATCCAGGACGTAAAAGCCAATGATCTGACACAGGCCCGCGAACCCAGTGTACTCAATTCACTGAAAGGAAATGTAGCGGGTCTCTCTATAAATATTACACCTGAAATTGGTCACTCACCCGGCGTAATTATGCGTGGTGATGGTAGCCCAATGTATGTGGTAGATGGTGTACCATTAAGCTCTGATACTTACAACATCAACCCGGATGATATCGAAAGTTTCACTGTGCTGAAAGGACCTAGTGCTGCGGCATTATACGGCTTCAGAGGTAAGAATGGTGTGATCATAATCAACACTAAAAAAGGTACTAAAAATAAACGCGGCTATACCATTGATGTAAACAACAGTACACAGTGGAATGGTGGTTTCATTGCGCTCCCTAAATACCAGGATGAATATGGTGCAGGTGAATATGGTAAATATGCATTTGGCGATGGCAAGGGTGGGGGTGTAAACGACTATGACTACGACATATGGGGCCCTAAGCTGGATGGTCGTATGCTGCCACAGTACGATGGTGAATATGATGCAAACACTACTTATACTACCAACTTCGAAGATGGTACATCTTTTCAGGGTCATATCAAACCAACTGCCTGGACGGCGCGTGGTAAGGATAACCTGAAACGCTTTTTGCAAACAGGTATCCTGAACAGCACCAGCGTGGCACTCAGCTCTTCTACCGACAAAGCTGACCTGCGTTTCTCTATGGGTAACAGTTACCAGAAAGGCATCGTACCCAATACACAACTGAACAACTTCAATGCTTCTGCCAGCATTGGGTATAAATTTACAAAGCGTTTCTCCATTCAGACCTATATCAACTACAGCCGCCAGTCTACGCCGAACATTCCGGATGTAAACTATGGTCCTAACAGTATCATCTACAATATGATCCTGTGGGGTGGTGCGGATTGGAGCGTAGACGATATGCGTGATTATTGGCAGCCAGGTAAAGTAGGTGTTCAGCAGAAATACGCTGAATATTATCGTTATAATAACCCATGGTTCATGAGTTACGAGTGGCTGAGAGGTCATTACGTAAATAACGTAAATGGTTATGCAGCGTTGAACTATAATGTTAATAACAACATTGATCTGACTTTACGTCCTAGCATAACTACTTACAACTTTACCAATACAGAGAAACTGCCTTATTCTGCTACAGTATACGACAGACCTGAGCATAAAGGTGACTACCGTGTGGATAACCGTTCTCTTTTCGAATCGAACGTAGAGTTTCAGGCTAAGTACCATAGAAACGCTATCCTTGGTTTCCTCGATGTACAGGGCATGTTTGGTGGTAATGCCAGAACCTTCCGTTTCAATTCAGAGTATACTACTACCAACTATCTGAATGTACCTGGTGTATATTCATTTTCTAACTCACTTAACTCTGTACAGGCAGCTTCTTATAATGCTGAAATGTTGGTGCTGAGTGGTTATTATTCACTGGATCTGGGTTACAAATCTTATGTGACTGCCAACATTACCGGCCGTTTCGATAAGTCTTCCACACTACCGGCTGAAAACAATACTTATTTCTATCCTTCGTTCAACCTGGCTACTGTGATCTCTGATTATGTGAAGTTGCCAAAAGGTATTTCTTTCCTGAAAGTACGTGGTTCATTTGCCAGCAGTAAGTCGGGTGGTACTGATACCTATTTTGCGCCAAATGTATCTAACCTGGCAGGTGGTGGTTATGGATATACTTACTATTCTCCATACGATGGTCCAGGATACGATTTCTCACAGACTTACACCCTGCAGCCTTACTATAGCAATCAAAACAGCGCTTCCTATACCAATACCCTGGTGGGTAACAATATCAGAACTGCTGAAAGAAAAGCTTACGAAGGAGGCCTGGATGTACGTTTCCTCGAAAACAGACTGAGCCTGGATGTAACCCGTTACCGTTACAGAGACGACCTGATTTATACAGCGGATGTTTCTGAATCAACAGGTTATTCACAGTTAATCAAGAACCAGGGTAAGACACAGAACGACGGTTGGGAAGTAACACTGGGTGGTTCTCCTATCCGCAACAAGACTGGTCTGAACTGGGATGTGAATGTAAACTGGTTCAAATTCGTACGCAAATGGATTGATAACCCAAGTGGTGACAACTGGGTACATAGCGGTACCCGTACTGACCTGGTGTATGACAATGCATTCGTTCGAACTTCTGGTGGCCAGTTAGTCATCGACCAGTCATCTGGTTTGCTGCTGCGTTATACTGACCTGGGTGTAAACGCCAAGAAAGTGTATGGTCACTCAGATCCTGACTGGCAGTGGGGTATCACCAATACTTTCAGTTACAGGAACTTCTCTTTCCGCTTCAGATTCGATGGTATGGTAGGTGGTGTGGTACACGACTACGTACGTCAGAAATCCCTGCAGGGAGGTCGTCATATCGAAAGCACACAGGGTAAATTTGGGGAAGCACGCCCTGACGACGCACTTGGGTCTGCTGGTTTCTCCTATGTGGGTGAAGGTGTAAACCTGACGGGTGGAACCATTTCATTGGATCCGATCACAGGTAAGATCACTAACGAAGAAGAACTGACTGTATCTAAAAATGCGACAAAGACATCTGTACAGCAGTATGTAACCAGGATGGCTTCTATTCATGACCTGAACAATATCAAGAAAACATATGCTAAACTGAGAGAGGTGACCCTCACTTATCGTCTGCCTTCAACCCTGATGGGTGGCCGTCTGTTCCAGCAGGCATCAGTTTCTTTGGTAGGTCGCAACCTGTTGTATTTCTTCCCTAACCGCTACAAGGATATGGACGTAGACCAGTACACACAGGATAGTGGTTCTGGCCTGCAGACGCCTACTACCCGCAGTTATGGTGTGAACCTGAATATCACTTTTTAA
- a CDS encoding SusD/RagB family nutrient-binding outer membrane lipoprotein, translated as MNALYKKIIAFSFSAIMLLPACTKNFESINTDKNKSSENTGVPEYNFTRALLEYTGNSDYSYDTWRVNIIYCAMMMQQLSNVSWYAGDKYMQNDAWSNALFDKAYTDQVKYITDVIRLTKNDTYYSNQYNMARIARVLIFQRLTDVYGDIPYSEAGEGYSDQNYAPKYDAQQDIYTNMVTELDEAAKALDATKAIPGQGDLIYNKGGSSTATVVVKNWQKLAYSLMLRIGMRLTKADVATAQQVVEKAYAGGVIADNSENAYILHDAAGGRTTVNRNSNILSGEWNAIGNAGEASLGTTFIDFLRNTNDPRLAYIGTVPATGSTAAADQLGMPNGFDTNGASSATDITKAPNYPGDLKKYSVLNKNVFLKLDGPTFLITYAQVELLLAEAAKRGWNVGANAATHYANGVSAAMGQLAQYDASAAISSTTIQTYLTAHPYNDADGYNQINTQYWAASLLDWYEVWANWRRSGYPELTPVNYVGNATGGQIPRRMLYPASEAASNATNYQEAISRQGSNSLMTKVWWDK; from the coding sequence ATGAACGCTCTATATAAAAAGATAATTGCTTTTTCTTTTTCTGCTATCATGCTGTTGCCAGCTTGTACCAAGAACTTTGAAAGCATTAATACAGATAAGAATAAATCCAGTGAGAACACGGGTGTACCTGAGTACAACTTTACCCGTGCATTGCTGGAATATACTGGTAACAGTGATTACAGTTATGATACCTGGCGTGTGAACATCATCTATTGTGCGATGATGATGCAACAGTTGTCAAACGTATCCTGGTATGCAGGTGATAAGTATATGCAGAATGATGCATGGTCCAATGCCTTGTTTGATAAGGCATACACCGACCAGGTGAAATACATCACAGATGTGATCCGCCTCACGAAGAATGATACATACTATAGCAACCAGTATAACATGGCGCGCATTGCCAGGGTACTGATCTTCCAGCGCCTGACCGACGTGTATGGAGATATTCCATATTCTGAAGCGGGTGAAGGATATAGTGATCAGAACTATGCACCTAAGTATGATGCGCAGCAGGACATCTATACGAATATGGTGACAGAACTGGACGAAGCGGCCAAAGCTTTGGATGCCACGAAAGCCATCCCGGGACAGGGCGACCTTATTTACAATAAAGGAGGTAGTTCCACGGCAACAGTAGTGGTAAAGAACTGGCAAAAACTGGCTTATTCACTCATGCTGAGAATAGGGATGCGTCTTACAAAAGCAGATGTAGCCACTGCACAACAGGTAGTAGAAAAAGCTTATGCCGGTGGTGTGATTGCTGACAATAGTGAGAATGCCTATATCCTGCACGATGCAGCAGGTGGTAGAACCACTGTGAACAGAAACAGTAACATCCTCTCTGGTGAGTGGAATGCAATCGGCAATGCAGGTGAAGCAAGTTTAGGTACAACTTTCATTGATTTTCTGCGCAATACCAATGATCCCCGTCTTGCATACATCGGTACCGTTCCTGCTACAGGTAGCACGGCAGCGGCAGATCAGCTGGGTATGCCGAATGGATTTGATACAAACGGCGCATCAAGTGCTACAGATATTACGAAGGCGCCGAATTATCCCGGTGATCTGAAAAAGTATTCAGTACTGAATAAGAACGTATTTCTGAAGCTGGATGGACCTACTTTTTTAATTACTTATGCACAGGTAGAACTGCTGTTGGCAGAAGCTGCCAAAAGAGGCTGGAATGTGGGAGCAAATGCCGCGACACATTATGCCAATGGGGTGAGCGCTGCAATGGGTCAGCTGGCGCAGTACGATGCGTCAGCGGCCATCAGCAGTACGACTATTCAAACTTACCTGACAGCACATCCTTATAATGATGCTGATGGTTACAACCAAATTAATACGCAGTATTGGGCTGCAAGCCTGCTGGATTGGTATGAAGTGTGGGCGAACTGGAGGAGGAGTGGATATCCGGAATTAACACCGGTAAATTATGTGGGAAATGCGACTGGTGGACAGATTCCAAGGAGGATGTTGTATCCTGCATCAGAGGCGGCTAGCAATGCAACGAATTATCAGGAGGCGATTTCAAGACAGGGTAGTAATTCGTTGATGACGAAAGTGTGGTGGGATAAGTGA
- a CDS encoding SusD/RagB family nutrient-binding outer membrane lipoprotein yields MRRYQHILIIALSCLIMTACNKKIEELQANPNEPGSVTAELLLGAVLTDMSGTQDDGSLEGYGSWGAVHRWNQYFCRNYEYYGDNQYGWSSGSFDSYIVLKNVVQMEKEAATRGADSINPYESIGKFVRAYYYYNMTSMMGDIPLDGAVQGTANLTPAYASQKDVFTFVLNTLDTVNNHLTTLINAGDNTINGSTQDIYYAGDLTKWRKLVNSFKLRVLISLSNKTSDNELNVVSQFATIINNPSTYPIFTSVDDDFKFTYVETYNVYPQSPNNFGSDAQRYNMANTYVHNLTDLNDARVFITCEPAWNIIATKGYSAVDYRSFVGASTGESIANMYSDAIAGNLSLINRKHYYETYTGEPDVLVGYKEMCFNIAEAINRGWISGDAETWYNTGITESMKFYGITASQTSYTAYFLKFGSSLGDYTSYAFTFDLSTYLAQSSVKYAGADEGLKQILTQKYIAMFQNSGWEAYFNYRRTGVPVFDEGTGIGNNGVIPKRWGYPSSEQNLNAANWKAALSNQGLSSDDINGSMWLLK; encoded by the coding sequence ATGAGAAGATATCAGCATATATTAATCATCGCATTGAGTTGTCTGATCATGACAGCTTGTAACAAAAAAATCGAAGAACTACAGGCCAATCCGAATGAGCCGGGTAGTGTCACAGCAGAGTTACTGCTGGGGGCTGTACTGACTGATATGTCGGGTACGCAGGATGATGGTTCACTGGAAGGCTATGGATCATGGGGCGCCGTACATCGCTGGAACCAGTACTTTTGCCGTAACTATGAATATTATGGTGATAACCAGTATGGTTGGTCAAGTGGTAGCTTTGATAGCTACATCGTACTGAAAAACGTAGTACAGATGGAGAAAGAAGCCGCCACCCGTGGTGCAGATTCTATCAATCCTTATGAGTCGATTGGTAAATTTGTACGTGCATACTACTATTACAACATGACCTCCATGATGGGTGATATTCCTTTGGATGGTGCAGTGCAGGGTACAGCTAACCTTACCCCGGCTTATGCTTCACAGAAAGATGTATTCACCTTTGTACTGAATACACTGGATACTGTGAATAACCACCTGACTACACTGATCAATGCTGGTGATAATACCATCAACGGTTCTACACAGGATATCTATTATGCAGGTGATCTGACCAAATGGCGCAAGCTGGTTAATTCCTTCAAGCTCCGTGTATTGATTAGTCTGAGTAATAAGACGTCTGACAATGAACTGAATGTGGTATCTCAGTTTGCCACTATCATCAATAATCCTTCAACTTATCCGATCTTCACCTCTGTAGATGATGATTTCAAATTCACTTATGTAGAAACCTATAATGTTTATCCACAGAGTCCTAATAACTTTGGATCCGATGCACAGCGGTACAACATGGCGAATACATATGTGCATAACCTTACTGATCTGAACGATGCACGTGTGTTCATCACCTGCGAGCCGGCATGGAATATCATTGCTACAAAAGGTTACAGCGCGGTGGATTATCGTTCATTTGTAGGCGCGAGCACAGGTGAATCCATTGCGAACATGTATTCTGATGCCATTGCTGGTAACCTTTCCCTGATCAATCGTAAGCATTATTATGAAACTTACACTGGTGAGCCGGATGTATTGGTAGGTTACAAAGAAATGTGTTTCAACATTGCAGAGGCGATCAACAGAGGCTGGATCAGTGGTGATGCCGAGACCTGGTATAATACAGGTATTACAGAGTCTATGAAATTCTATGGTATTACCGCTTCACAGACCAGTTATACAGCTTATTTCCTGAAGTTTGGTAGCTCACTGGGTGATTATACCTCTTATGCCTTTACGTTCGATTTAAGTACCTATTTAGCCCAATCTTCCGTGAAGTATGCAGGTGCTGATGAAGGGTTGAAACAGATCCTGACACAGAAGTACATTGCCATGTTCCAGAATTCCGGCTGGGAGGCTTATTTTAATTATCGCAGAACAGGAGTACCTGTTTTTGATGAAGGAACTGGTATCGGGAATAATGGAGTGATTCCAAAGAGATGGGGGTATCCAAGTTCGGAACAGAACCTGAATGCAGCTAACTGGAAAGCAGCGCTGAGCAACCAGGGATTGAGCAGTGATGATATTAACGGATCAATGTGGTTACTCAAGTAA